A region from the Desulfitobacterium dehalogenans ATCC 51507 genome encodes:
- a CDS encoding ArnT family glycosyltransferase, with protein sequence MMFSLKSEEKKIKITLYTILALFFIICLSTVLLYGDSCLLGSIEKANNDDVKYIRSAWTFMDTGMLTYHDTKEPTVYIMPGITFVLAFFMTIFGKAAGIVAFRVFQVILQTLSLYLLFLIGRRIFNSRVALCACVIDLFFVAEYYAATLILTEVIFKFLLLLLLYLSIFAITERKTHYYILGGFIWGIACLFRPTAAAYPVVILVMWLIKRYQLRDMLKLTAVALVGFTLIMSPWWVRNYNVFDKFIPLTFSSGNPFLQGTYLNYDQTKDYTPYNIGQTAWETNQNEKDTGIYRLKTYGAKQPLHYILWYTLGKSWHFWNYPFYWKEILGVSFTRAGSFHWLVLITAALGTVRLFKKRRESSLPFILLLVIGYFNIIHLPYYTFSRYAFPIMPLVGILSAYWLDNLIKILKGAGYGQLQNTNSR encoded by the coding sequence ATGATGTTTAGTTTAAAAAGCGAAGAAAAAAAGATTAAAATAACCCTTTATACGATATTGGCCCTATTTTTTATCATCTGCCTGTCTACGGTACTTCTTTATGGTGATTCCTGTCTTTTAGGTAGTATTGAAAAAGCGAACAATGACGATGTCAAGTACATAAGGAGCGCGTGGACATTTATGGATACCGGCATGCTTACGTATCACGATACGAAAGAACCTACGGTTTATATCATGCCGGGCATCACGTTTGTTTTGGCCTTTTTTATGACGATTTTCGGAAAAGCGGCAGGGATCGTCGCCTTCCGAGTCTTTCAGGTTATTTTGCAGACCCTTTCCCTGTACCTTCTTTTTCTCATCGGCAGAAGAATTTTTAACAGCCGAGTAGCCCTTTGTGCATGTGTGATCGACCTCTTTTTTGTTGCCGAATATTATGCCGCTACCCTTATTCTTACCGAAGTAATTTTTAAATTTTTGCTACTGCTCTTGCTCTATCTATCCATATTCGCCATCACAGAAAGAAAAACTCACTATTATATCTTAGGCGGTTTTATCTGGGGGATTGCCTGCCTGTTCCGCCCTACCGCCGCCGCCTATCCCGTCGTTATTCTGGTCATGTGGCTTATAAAAAGATATCAATTACGCGATATGCTAAAATTGACTGCGGTAGCCCTGGTTGGATTTACACTAATCATGAGCCCCTGGTGGGTCAGAAATTATAATGTTTTTGACAAATTTATTCCCCTGACTTTCTCCTCAGGAAATCCGTTTTTACAGGGAACCTATCTGAATTATGACCAGACTAAGGATTATACCCCCTATAATATAGGCCAGACAGCCTGGGAAACAAATCAAAATGAAAAGGATACCGGCATTTACAGGCTCAAAACCTATGGGGCAAAACAGCCCCTTCACTATATACTATGGTATACTTTGGGTAAGTCCTGGCACTTTTGGAATTACCCGTTTTACTGGAAAGAGATCCTGGGAGTGAGCTTTACCCGGGCCGGATCTTTTCATTGGCTGGTCCTGATTACCGCAGCCTTAGGAACCGTTCGACTGTTCAAAAAAAGGCGGGAGTCTTCCCTGCCCTTCATCCTACTTTTGGTGATCGGATATTTTAATATCATCCATTTACCCTATTATACGTTTAGCCGCTATGCCTTCCCCATCATGCCCCTGGTGGGAATTCTCAGCGCTTACTGGCTGGACAATCTAATCAAGATATTGAAGGGAGCTGGCTATGGACAACTACAAAATACTAATAGCCGATGA
- a CDS encoding EamA family transporter: MTYLLLTVNIVLLVTGQTLWKLGMQGASFKLGLESVLRCMLNPYVLSGLLVYAVATVIWLYLLAQNELSMIYPLQSLCYVAAAFVAMFVFRENLPLTRWFGLFLIIAGAYFVSR; encoded by the coding sequence ATGACCTATCTTTTATTGACTGTCAATATAGTGTTATTGGTTACCGGGCAAACCCTATGGAAGCTCGGAATGCAGGGAGCCTCCTTTAAGCTCGGGCTCGAGAGCGTTTTAAGGTGCATGCTGAACCCTTATGTCTTAAGCGGCCTTTTGGTCTATGCCGTCGCCACGGTTATCTGGCTCTATCTTTTGGCACAAAACGAATTGTCTATGATCTACCCGCTGCAAAGTCTTTGTTATGTAGCGGCGGCGTTTGTCGCCATGTTTGTTTTCCGGGAAAACCTGCCCCTGACCAGATGGTTTGGCCTATTCCTGATCATTGCCGGGGCCTATTTTGTTTCAAGATAA
- a CDS encoding DUF2304 domain-containing protein translates to MSIYTYCLILSMLFLSITLFFIKKRVLEFKYGILWIVTGIIMVVLSLNKDLTEKCAHLLNISYPPAFLFLTGLIFILLLMFYLTIVVSTMQEKITRLIQEFGVLQMGSGKENYLK, encoded by the coding sequence ATGAGTATTTATACCTATTGTTTGATCCTGTCCATGCTGTTTTTGAGCATTACCCTGTTCTTCATTAAAAAAAGAGTACTAGAGTTTAAATACGGTATCCTTTGGATAGTAACCGGGATCATCATGGTTGTCCTTTCCTTGAATAAAGACCTTACAGAAAAATGCGCCCATTTATTAAACATTTCCTATCCCCCTGCTTTCTTATTTTTAACAGGCCTAATCTTTATCCTGCTCTTGATGTTTTATCTTACTATCGTGGTTTCCACTATGCAGGAGAAAATCACCCGGCTTATTCAGGAATTCGGGGTACTCCAAATGGGCAGCGGCAAGGAGAATTACCTCAAATGA
- a CDS encoding glycosyltransferase family 2 protein, with product MKILAVVPAYNEEKNIRNVVQSIQSSCPEIDVVVINDGSTDNTYLEAVKGGAWVINLLQNLGIGGAVQTGYIYAQRNNYDLVVQVDGDGQHNPRDLRRLVELIRKNEADMVIGSRFIKKTAYKPTGMRQAGILFFSKLVSVLCRQKYYDTTSGFRAVNRKGIELFSQYYPKDYPEVETIVFAFNRGIRITEIPVNMDKRQGGKSSITPLRSLYYMLKVTCVLMLQPKLHSKTNIRLKENI from the coding sequence ATGAAGATACTCGCTGTAGTCCCGGCATATAACGAAGAAAAAAACATACGCAATGTTGTTCAATCGATACAATCGTCTTGCCCTGAAATCGATGTGGTTGTAATCAATGACGGTTCTACCGACAACACCTATCTTGAGGCCGTAAAAGGAGGAGCTTGGGTTATCAATCTGCTGCAAAACCTTGGGATAGGAGGAGCCGTTCAAACCGGGTACATTTATGCCCAGAGGAATAATTATGACCTGGTTGTCCAAGTGGACGGAGACGGGCAACATAACCCCCGGGACCTGAGAAGGCTTGTTGAACTCATCCGTAAAAACGAGGCCGATATGGTCATTGGCTCCCGTTTTATAAAAAAGACCGCCTATAAACCAACCGGCATGCGCCAAGCGGGAATTTTGTTTTTTTCCAAGCTGGTTTCCGTTCTCTGCCGGCAAAAGTATTATGATACCACCTCGGGTTTTCGGGCGGTAAACCGCAAAGGCATCGAGCTTTTTTCCCAATACTATCCCAAGGATTATCCTGAAGTTGAAACCATTGTCTTTGCCTTTAACAGGGGGATTCGGATTACGGAAATTCCCGTAAACATGGACAAGCGCCAGGGAGGGAAGTCGTCGATCACTCCTCTCCGCTCCCTCTACTACATGTTAAAGGTTACCTGCGTCTTAATGCTGCAGCCTAAATTGCATTCTAAAACAAACATCAGGCTAAAGGAGAATATCTAA
- a CDS encoding LysR family transcriptional regulator, producing the protein MEIKHLEYFVEVARQKSFSKAAEKCHVTQSTISKLIKDLERELGTSLFNRTSKYVQLTDTGAIFLDQALEIVTLFGNLTHEFQNRIKLERGKVSIGLLPITGTTLFAELLGDFKKKYPQIEISLSEHGSKKVIMDILDGTLDVGVVCSVPDSQYFDSFAFAEDPLYVIVSAQNPISKSASLDLKSLADEPFVLYTSEFSLHDEIISKCKNEGFAPNIIFETSQFELMTQMVAADLGIAFLPGAACRELDPRRFAVIPVTNPQIIHQMFIIWKRGRSMSHAANLWLQFAAKSFAEN; encoded by the coding sequence ATGGAAATCAAGCATTTGGAGTATTTTGTTGAAGTGGCTCGCCAGAAGAGTTTCAGTAAGGCTGCGGAAAAATGCCACGTTACTCAATCAACCATCAGCAAATTGATCAAAGATCTGGAAAGGGAACTGGGCACTTCGCTGTTTAACCGGACATCCAAATATGTGCAATTGACGGATACAGGGGCTATATTTCTGGATCAGGCTCTGGAGATCGTAACCCTATTCGGAAATTTAACCCACGAATTTCAAAATCGAATTAAACTTGAACGAGGAAAAGTTTCTATTGGCCTATTGCCCATTACCGGAACCACTCTATTTGCTGAATTGCTGGGAGATTTTAAAAAGAAGTACCCGCAAATAGAAATCAGCCTTTCCGAGCATGGGTCGAAAAAAGTTATCATGGATATTTTAGACGGAACCTTAGATGTGGGAGTCGTCTGCAGCGTGCCGGACAGTCAGTATTTTGACTCCTTTGCTTTTGCCGAAGATCCTCTATATGTTATCGTTTCGGCCCAGAATCCCATCAGCAAATCAGCATCCCTCGATCTTAAATCATTGGCGGATGAACCCTTTGTTTTATACACCAGTGAATTCAGCTTGCATGACGAGATCATCAGTAAGTGTAAAAATGAAGGCTTTGCGCCCAACATTATTTTTGAGACGTCCCAGTTTGAACTGATGACCCAGATGGTGGCTGCTGATTTGGGAATCGCTTTCCTGCCGGGGGCTGCTTGCCGAGAACTAGACCCGCGGCGTTTTGCGGTTATACCGGTGACTAACCCGCAGATTATTCACCAGATGTTCATTATCTGGAAACGAGGGCGTTCGATGTCCCATGCAGCTAATTTGTGGTTGCAGTTTGCCGCCAAATCCTTTGCCGAAAATTGA
- a CDS encoding CidA/LrgA family protein — translation MTQGLRFIVQIALLWVIYQLGNWVAEKSHLPIPGNVLGMIILFLLLLMGIIRIEWIEEGADFLLKHLAFFFIPIAVGLMQWIGLFQLSGVQLLVSIILGTAVCIMVMNSVATMLVRFRSPKGGV, via the coding sequence TTGACTCAGGGGTTACGTTTTATCGTGCAGATCGCTTTGCTTTGGGTAATCTATCAATTGGGAAATTGGGTGGCGGAAAAAAGCCATCTTCCCATTCCGGGAAATGTTTTGGGAATGATTATCCTGTTTTTGTTATTGTTGATGGGAATTATTCGGATCGAATGGATCGAAGAAGGAGCAGATTTTCTGCTTAAACATCTTGCTTTTTTCTTTATTCCCATTGCCGTAGGATTGATGCAATGGATTGGTCTATTCCAATTAAGCGGAGTCCAGCTTCTCGTGTCAATTATTCTTGGCACAGCAGTATGCATCATGGTTATGAACTCAGTGGCCACAATGCTGGTCCGGTTTCGTTCGCCTAAAGGAGGAGTTTAA
- a CDS encoding LrgB family protein — protein sequence MNLLLVLITTVITVGAYVFSRFLNKRYPSPLVNVVFLSTALIVAVFWISGVTVSQYQDTKTILTYFLGPATVALAIPLYRNREILRQNILPVLGGIVVGTTANIVTTALVAEFLGLDKLIVTSLVPKSVTVPIAVSVSSILNGDPTLTSVFVIATGMIGTFLTPVLLNLFKVTNPLVRGLAYGTTAHGQGTASALAEGTIQGSMSGVAMGIAAIYMSVAAPFLVNHLLNL from the coding sequence ATGAACCTGCTGCTTGTATTGATTACGACTGTTATTACGGTAGGTGCCTATGTCTTTAGCCGTTTCTTAAATAAGCGTTATCCAAGTCCATTGGTCAATGTGGTATTTCTGAGTACTGCCTTAATCGTCGCTGTCTTTTGGATTTCCGGTGTTACGGTGAGCCAGTACCAGGATACCAAGACTATTTTGACTTATTTTCTAGGACCGGCGACAGTGGCTTTAGCTATCCCGCTCTATCGGAACCGAGAGATATTGAGACAAAATATCCTTCCGGTGTTGGGTGGGATCGTAGTGGGAACTACGGCCAATATCGTTACGACGGCTCTGGTGGCAGAATTTTTAGGGCTGGATAAGCTCATTGTGACATCCTTAGTGCCTAAATCTGTGACCGTTCCCATTGCCGTCAGCGTTTCCAGCATCTTAAACGGTGATCCGACCCTTACTTCGGTTTTTGTCATTGCTACCGGTATGATCGGGACCTTTCTGACCCCTGTTCTGCTGAATCTGTTCAAAGTGACCAATCCGCTGGTGCGCGGATTAGCCTATGGAACGACTGCCCATGGTCAGGGTACGGCATCGGCGCTGGCAGAGGGAACGATTCAGGGTTCCATGTCCGGTGTGGCCATGGGAATTGCCGCAATTTATATGTCGGTTGCCGCTCCGTTTTTAGTCAATCACTTATTAAACCTGTAA
- a CDS encoding YjjG family noncanonical pyrimidine nucleotidase, whose translation MYKALFLDVDDTLLNFEQCSREALCKTFHHFSITYDDKTYDLFRSIDDQLWLLQKQGTLSVQDVLKLRFQQLFEQLDLRHGPTAFQNVFQEKLSEEYFMEPYAAESVQCLSAHYKLFVTSNGILKMQLKRLELAGLLSYFSNVFVSDDIGHEKPSAKFFDECFKRSQLKPSEVLLIGDSIKADMIGAKNSTIDSCWYNPKHRSKDCDVEIDYIISDLSQLKNILL comes from the coding sequence GTGTACAAAGCTTTATTTTTGGATGTAGATGATACCCTTTTAAATTTCGAGCAATGTAGTCGAGAGGCACTGTGTAAAACATTTCATCATTTCAGCATCACATACGATGACAAAACTTACGACTTATTTCGGAGTATAGACGATCAATTATGGCTTCTCCAAAAGCAAGGCACACTCTCGGTTCAAGATGTCCTAAAGCTTAGATTTCAACAATTATTTGAGCAATTAGACCTTCGGCATGGCCCTACTGCATTTCAAAATGTGTTTCAAGAAAAATTATCGGAAGAGTATTTCATGGAGCCCTATGCAGCGGAATCTGTACAGTGTTTAAGCGCACATTACAAGCTTTTTGTGACCTCCAACGGCATTCTGAAAATGCAACTGAAACGACTGGAATTAGCCGGTTTATTGTCTTATTTTTCGAATGTATTTGTATCTGACGATATTGGGCATGAAAAACCCAGCGCAAAATTTTTTGATGAATGTTTCAAAAGAAGTCAGCTAAAGCCCAGTGAAGTACTTCTCATAGGAGATAGCATTAAAGCTGATATGATAGGGGCCAAAAACAGTACTATTGATTCTTGCTGGTATAATCCAAAGCACAGAAGCAAAGATTGTGATGTAGAAATTGATTATATTATTTCGGATTTGTCACAGCTAAAAAATATCTTGCTATAA
- a CDS encoding DUF2089 family protein has protein sequence MEVIPEWMSNLDDEDVAFTKNFLLTSGSLKEIAKIYGVTYPTVRLRLDRLIQKINISEDASNDPFVSLIKRLAVNEKIDFDTAKILITEYRKHSKKSEE, from the coding sequence ATGGAAGTCATTCCTGAGTGGATGTCAAATCTGGATGATGAAGATGTCGCTTTCACAAAAAACTTCTTGCTTACATCCGGTTCACTAAAAGAAATAGCAAAAATCTACGGTGTAACCTATCCAACTGTGCGTTTACGCCTAGACCGTCTTATTCAGAAAATCAATATTAGTGAAGATGCTTCAAATGACCCCTTTGTTTCCCTGATCAAAAGATTGGCCGTCAATGAAAAAATCGATTTTGACACTGCAAAAATATTGATCACGGAGTACAGAAAACACTCTAAGAAATCGGAGGAATAA
- a CDS encoding helix-turn-helix transcriptional regulator, giving the protein MKNRLEEIRKQHGIKQEELAEALEVSRQTIGSLENGRYNPSILLAFKIARYFKMSIEEIFIYEEE; this is encoded by the coding sequence GTGAAGAATCGACTAGAAGAGATCAGGAAACAACATGGCATAAAGCAGGAAGAGCTTGCGGAGGCTTTGGAAGTTTCCAGGCAAACGATAGGTTCTTTAGAAAATGGACGTTACAATCCATCAATACTACTTGCATTCAAAATTGCTCGATATTTTAAAATGTCTATTGAGGAAATTTTTATCTATGAGGAGGAATAA
- a CDS encoding TetR/AcrR family transcriptional regulator, whose protein sequence is MVKKGLDRETVLQAAVKIADEKGLNNVTLKELASQLKIKTPSLYTYVDGAQGLNSMLAIYGLNCLRSEMAEAAIGLSGKDAVHAIGKAYVNFARNHPGLYEATQWVDKWQSEKAAQISDDILSLVAKVMSAFPQSKTDITHIIRMFRCVLHGFASLDQNHGFGNPVSVDKSLSIAIEIMLSGMQTDLTNITHQSNSGILP, encoded by the coding sequence ATGGTGAAGAAAGGGTTAGATAGGGAGACCGTGCTTCAAGCCGCTGTGAAAATCGCGGATGAAAAAGGTCTCAACAATGTAACATTAAAAGAACTTGCAAGCCAACTGAAAATCAAAACGCCTTCCCTATATACTTATGTCGATGGTGCGCAAGGATTGAACAGTATGCTGGCCATTTATGGACTGAACTGTCTCAGAAGTGAGATGGCGGAAGCTGCCATTGGGTTATCCGGCAAAGATGCTGTTCATGCCATAGGCAAAGCCTATGTTAATTTCGCCCGAAACCATCCTGGGCTCTATGAAGCTACTCAATGGGTAGATAAATGGCAAAGCGAAAAGGCCGCGCAAATATCTGATGATATTTTGAGCCTTGTTGCAAAAGTCATGTCCGCATTCCCTCAATCCAAAACTGATATTACTCATATCATTAGAATGTTCAGATGCGTATTGCATGGATTTGCTTCTCTCGATCAGAATCATGGTTTTGGTAATCCGGTCAGCGTGGACAAGAGCCTCTCTATTGCAATAGAGATAATGCTGTCCGGTATGCAAACCGATCTTACAAATATAACTCATCAATCAAATTCCGGTATACTCCCTTGA
- a CDS encoding MBL fold metallo-hydrolase has product MRLIQFETVYQITFMPRIFPVNCYLVEETDDLTLIDTGLNFCWKGILHAASAIGKPIARIALTHPHADHIGSLDKLKEQLPQAVVYISERDSSLMYGDFTLKKGEPKFPVRGGFKKNLQTRADLLVSDGDFIKSLRVISAPGHTPGSIAFYDIRSRILIAGDALQTRGGLAVAGDTRILFPFPAVATWHKKSAVRSVERLNELDIQLLAVGHGKVLKTPGPQIERALQRIREKLR; this is encoded by the coding sequence ATGAGACTTATTCAGTTTGAAACGGTTTATCAAATTACTTTTATGCCACGTATCTTTCCTGTAAACTGTTATCTAGTTGAAGAAACAGATGATTTAACCTTAATCGATACGGGATTGAATTTTTGCTGGAAGGGTATTTTGCATGCAGCTTCTGCCATAGGAAAGCCCATTGCGCGCATAGCGCTGACACACCCTCATGCAGACCACATAGGATCATTAGATAAATTGAAGGAACAATTGCCTCAAGCTGTCGTGTACATATCCGAGCGGGATTCATCCCTTATGTATGGTGACTTTACTTTAAAAAAAGGCGAACCGAAGTTCCCGGTACGTGGCGGGTTCAAAAAGAATTTACAAACACGGGCTGATCTATTGGTTTCTGACGGGGATTTCATTAAATCACTAAGAGTAATTTCTGCACCCGGTCATACCCCCGGTTCTATCGCCTTTTACGATATACGATCAAGAATTCTGATCGCCGGAGATGCCCTTCAAACCAGAGGCGGATTAGCTGTCGCAGGAGATACGAGAATCCTGTTTCCATTTCCTGCCGTAGCAACCTGGCATAAGAAATCGGCAGTAAGAAGTGTTGAACGACTGAATGAGCTGGATATTCAACTCTTAGCTGTAGGACATGGAAAGGTACTCAAAACCCCTGGTCCCCAAATTGAACGCGCCCTTCAACGAATAAGAGAAAAGCTGCGGTAG
- a CDS encoding GNAT family N-acetyltransferase → MSIAVREFTHEDIPAMIMIWNEVVDTGIAFPQIEPLDEKSGLEFFDSQSFTGVAIEQDTDKMVGLYILHPNNVGRCGHICNSSYAVKSEEQGKRIGETLVKHCIAKAKEIGFQILQFNAVVSTNTAALHLYAKLGFVQLGVIPKGFLMKDGSYQDIIPHYIML, encoded by the coding sequence ATGAGCATCGCCGTCAGAGAATTCACCCATGAGGATATTCCAGCTATGATTATGATCTGGAACGAGGTTGTTGATACCGGGATCGCCTTCCCCCAGATAGAACCCTTGGACGAAAAGAGCGGCCTGGAATTTTTCGACAGCCAGTCCTTTACCGGAGTAGCCATCGAACAGGATACAGATAAAATGGTCGGATTGTATATCCTCCATCCGAACAATGTGGGCCGATGCGGACATATATGCAATTCAAGCTATGCCGTAAAAAGCGAAGAACAGGGAAAACGTATTGGGGAGACTTTAGTGAAGCATTGTATCGCCAAAGCTAAGGAAATCGGGTTTCAGATATTGCAATTCAACGCCGTCGTAAGCACCAATACGGCAGCTCTTCATTTATATGCTAAGCTGGGTTTTGTCCAGCTTGGCGTCATTCCGAAGGGCTTTCTCATGAAAGATGGAAGCTATCAGGATATCATTCCTCATTATATAATGCTATAA
- the ade gene encoding adenine deaminase: protein MNYDNLKKLTSKSLGREKAQLVLKNAEVVNVFSEEILVRDVAVEEGMIVGVGKYDGLEEIDLSGKYLCPGFIDAHLHLESTLVAPPELIHSALQWGTTTFIIDPHEVVNVAGEEGLDYMIDQTEDLDANVFLMLPSCVPAVSFEENGCIFSAEKMERYLANPRILGLGEVMDYVSVIEAEEEMVKKLRLFQDRIKDGHAPYLQDKQLAAYALARIKTDHECVDYAYALEEIRNGMQVLIREGSGARNLEAIVRGILEDNMDTASFSFCTDDKHINDIQREGHISYNIKKSIALGIPPIKAIKMATINTAKCYNLTELGAIAPGYQADFVVLDSLEEVSVHSVYHKGKKVNFEKEITIKPCSEHLCKTVHIPDLSADDLKLAVNTSESSLIQIIEGQITTKHLQGVLPSEDNYFVPNAQYNKVVVVERHKHTGHFAVAPVLGFNLHNGAIATSVSHDSHNIVAIGDNDESLLLALQELQRVQGGYTIVRDKKVLAILPLPIMGLISDAGYESVDNTLNKMIGYAHEMGVPANTHPFIALSFIALPVIPEIRITTRGMYDVIEQKFIG, encoded by the coding sequence ATGAACTACGACAATTTAAAAAAGCTGACCTCAAAGTCGCTGGGACGTGAGAAGGCACAGCTTGTACTAAAAAATGCCGAGGTCGTCAATGTATTCTCAGAGGAAATCCTTGTCAGAGATGTGGCCGTTGAAGAAGGGATGATTGTAGGGGTCGGGAAATACGATGGCCTGGAAGAAATCGATTTGAGCGGCAAATATTTGTGTCCGGGATTCATTGACGCACACCTTCATCTGGAATCAACTTTGGTTGCTCCGCCGGAACTCATTCACTCCGCATTGCAATGGGGAACAACCACCTTCATTATTGATCCCCATGAAGTGGTCAATGTGGCAGGTGAAGAAGGTCTTGATTACATGATTGACCAGACCGAGGATTTGGATGCTAATGTATTTTTGATGCTGCCATCCTGTGTTCCTGCGGTATCTTTTGAAGAAAACGGCTGCATTTTTTCAGCGGAAAAGATGGAACGCTACCTGGCTAACCCGCGTATTTTGGGCTTAGGTGAGGTCATGGATTATGTGTCGGTCATAGAAGCAGAAGAAGAGATGGTAAAAAAACTCCGTCTTTTCCAGGATAGAATAAAAGATGGGCACGCTCCCTATCTGCAGGACAAGCAACTGGCGGCCTACGCCCTGGCAAGAATCAAGACGGACCACGAATGCGTCGACTATGCCTATGCTTTGGAGGAAATACGCAACGGTATGCAGGTATTGATCCGTGAGGGTTCCGGCGCTAGAAATCTTGAGGCGATTGTCCGGGGGATTCTGGAAGATAACATGGATACAGCGAGCTTTTCCTTCTGTACCGATGACAAACATATCAATGATATTCAAAGGGAAGGCCACATCAGCTATAACATTAAGAAGAGCATTGCCTTAGGTATTCCTCCTATCAAAGCCATCAAAATGGCGACCATCAATACGGCTAAGTGCTACAACCTGACGGAACTGGGGGCTATTGCACCGGGATATCAGGCGGATTTTGTGGTACTGGACAGCCTGGAAGAGGTATCGGTCCATTCTGTTTACCACAAGGGGAAAAAAGTTAATTTTGAAAAGGAAATTACAATTAAGCCCTGTTCAGAACATCTATGCAAGACGGTTCACATTCCCGACCTCAGCGCGGATGATCTGAAATTAGCCGTCAATACCTCTGAATCCTCCTTGATTCAAATTATCGAAGGCCAAATCACAACCAAGCATCTGCAGGGTGTTTTGCCCTCCGAAGATAACTATTTTGTTCCCAATGCCCAATACAACAAGGTGGTTGTGGTTGAACGCCATAAACATACGGGACACTTCGCTGTGGCTCCTGTTCTTGGTTTTAACCTTCACAATGGAGCTATCGCCACCAGCGTTTCTCATGATTCTCATAATATCGTGGCTATTGGTGACAACGATGAAAGCCTCCTTCTCGCCTTGCAGGAATTGCAGAGAGTTCAGGGGGGATATACCATTGTCCGCGATAAGAAGGTGCTGGCAATTCTGCCTCTGCCCATCATGGGCTTAATCAGTGATGCCGGATACGAATCTGTGGATAATACCTTGAATAAAATGATAGGTTATGCTCATGAGATGGGGGTACCTGCCAATACCCATCCTTTTATAGCCCTGTCCTTTATCGCGCTGCCGGTCATCCCGGAAATACGCATAACCACCCGTGGAATGTATGATGTAATAGAACAGAAGTTTATCGGGTAA
- a CDS encoding alpha/beta hydrolase, which produces MNKIIKKTAAMVIIALAAIFVLMLLVAPPVAVHLTTNGHVDYGVIEDHPLQKMYTSSDFVLTSNDMILTTEDNYEVWASEVTVESPKAVIIYLSGIRQPSVTYFYGHAKWMKSEGYASFLLEVRGHGNSSGDRVCLGYEEAADVKAVVDYIKQQERYKGVPIVIHGVSMGGAIAINSFGQIDEITGLIAMSAYSSFEDVVVDTMKQYNIPRFICDIEKPLVRLSLQTVFGDKVNDIKPIKQVENIGERPALFIASANDTEVSYENMNRLLKAAPEQCEGWLRESDLAGHFIILNHDIENVDLDTEYCEKVLSFLENKVVH; this is translated from the coding sequence GTGAATAAAATAATTAAGAAGACGGCGGCAATGGTGATTATTGCTCTTGCAGCTATTTTTGTATTAATGTTATTGGTTGCGCCGCCTGTCGCTGTTCACTTAACTACTAACGGACATGTTGATTATGGTGTTATTGAGGATCACCCGCTTCAGAAAATGTATACCTCGTCGGATTTTGTATTGACATCTAATGATATGATATTGACAACAGAGGATAATTACGAGGTTTGGGCGTCAGAGGTAACAGTTGAAAGTCCGAAAGCAGTTATCATTTATTTGTCTGGGATCCGACAACCATCCGTAACTTACTTTTATGGTCACGCTAAATGGATGAAAAGTGAGGGGTATGCATCTTTTCTTTTAGAGGTTCGTGGACATGGGAACAGCAGCGGAGACAGGGTCTGCCTTGGTTATGAAGAAGCAGCCGATGTAAAAGCTGTTGTGGATTACATTAAACAACAGGAGCGTTATAAAGGTGTTCCAATTGTCATTCACGGTGTGTCTATGGGAGGGGCTATCGCTATAAATTCATTTGGCCAGATAGACGAAATAACAGGTTTGATTGCAATGTCTGCCTATTCCAGCTTTGAAGATGTGGTCGTTGACACGATGAAGCAATATAATATCCCCAGGTTTATTTGTGACATTGAAAAGCCCCTTGTCAGGTTGTCACTGCAAACTGTTTTTGGTGATAAAGTAAATGATATAAAGCCAATCAAACAAGTAGAGAATATTGGTGAACGACCTGCTCTGTTTATTGCAAGTGCTAATGATACGGAAGTATCATACGAAAATATGAATCGTCTACTAAAAGCGGCGCCGGAACAATGTGAGGGATGGCTGCGTGAATCTGATTTAGCGGGGCATTTCATTATTCTGAATCATGATATAGAAAACGTAGATTTGGATACGGAATACTGCGAAAAAGTTCTCTCTTTTTTGGAGAATAAAGTTGTGCATTAG